CCCCAGCACAAGTGCCCATGGCAGCCCTCAGCGCACCACACTTCTCAGCAATCCTGCTTTTCAGACCCAGTGCTGCCTCAGCCGTGTCCCACACAGGGGTCTGCAGAAAGCCCTGCTCTACCACCAAGAACATGGAGATGGCTTCAGGAAAATGCTCTGCATTAAACATGCAGTCGGCGCTGGAAATGGCTGATGTGAGGGGCTGAGGGTGGCAAACGTCCAGAGCCACCTTCCTGGTCCACCTGTGTCGCCAAGGGCATAGAGAGGAAGGGGAGTatggaagagaaaagagagcagcacagcaaagacCACgttgtgctgctgtctgtggcCACTGGTCCTGGGAAGCTGCAGCTGCGTCTCAAACACAGAAGAGAGGATGGAACCAGTGGGCAGTGAGGGGCAGCCCCATGGACACTGAGGCTGCTGCAACGTGTTGCAGCTGGGCTCCTAGACCCTGCACTATTCCTGCATACGTGAGTTGCTCCTCCAGTTTCAGACAGGGTAAAACACGGGAACAGAGACAAATGAATTTCTGCTGGCTTCCTTATTGTATTTATCAACAGAGCACCATGTTCTACAGGTACATGAGATGAGTGTGTCAAAACTACAAAAATGTAGCATTTCAAGAATAACAGGTTTTAAATTGAAGTCATGTCTgtgaaaataataagaagaagACAAATAATAACAAGAGATTGTCCTAACAATTTCTCAATTACCTTGGGACTCCTATTAGGCTGGCATGCATCTTATGGATGCTGAAGAAGTATGTATTGCTCACTGCAGTCTtgagctcctggttcctcaAGCTGTAGATGACGGGGTTCAGTGCTGGAGGCACCAccgagtacagaaatgacaccaccaggtccagggatggggaggaaacTGAGGGCGGCTTCAGGTAGGCAACCATGGCAGTGCTGACAAAGAGAGAAACTACAGACAGGTGAGGGAGacacgtggagaaggctttgtgccggccctgctcagagggcatcctcagcacagccctgaagatctgcacatacGACACAACAATGAATACAAAGCATCCAAAGATTAAACAAAggctaaaataaataatcacagtTTCCCTGTAGTAGTCTGATTCTGGGCATGAGAGCTTAAGAAGTTGGGcgatttcacagaagaactgatccacagcattgccttggcaCAGAGGCATTGAGAATGTACTGGCAGTGTGCAGCAAGGAATAGAGAACCCCAgaggcccaggcagctgctgccatggtggcacaagctctgctgtccatcaaggtcccgtagtgcaggggcttgcagatggcaacatagcggtcataggacatgatggtgagaatgcaatactctgctgagatgaagaagagaaagaaaaagacctgagcagcacatcctgcataggagatgtccctggtgccccagagggcattggccatggctttggggagagtggtggagatgcagcccaggtcgaggagggcgaggttgagcaggaagaagtacatggggctgtgcaggcggtggtggcagggctacggctgtgctgatgaggccgttgcccaggagggcagccaggtagatgcccagcaagagccagaagtgcaggagctgcagctgccgcgtgtctgccaatgccagcaggaggaactcgctgatggagctgctgttgggcatctgcagttcctgggcatggagtcctgtgcggagtgcagaagataatgacgaGTCAAGACCAGTCACACAGACACTCTACCCACCATTATacagaagtttttgtttgtgtgtggaaaatgttcatttaactcCATTATGggagtttattttaatgagcttcacTGTACCTTAAGAACTAGAAGCTTAACAGGctcttatttcctctcattccctaATTTTATATCAGCTGCCTGGATATTTTAATCTTCCAAGCAATTTCCATGTCTCATGACTTTATCCTGTCTGCATAAAAGTGCCCATCTCAACTTCTGtgcatttaaatttctcttAGAGAAAGCCGCCTGTTTGCAGGATAAGTGTTTATGCCTGCAGAAAATGACAAtaatttcagctggtgctgtcctctgggagaggagaaactgaaagcacttCAGGAGATTGTTCATATaacagcagaatgagaaatgtacAACTCAGGATTCTCAGAGATGTGTTCATATTTCACAGCTCCTTTCAGAATTCTGTCTACaactccttccccttccctaagaaaaagaaaaggaaaatccctgccttgtCTCTCCTCTTGCAAAGTGCCCTTGGAAACACCCTGGGGTGCAGTGTAGCTGTGATCCCNNNNNNNNNNNNNNNNNNNNNNNNNNNNNNNNNNNNNNNNNNNNNNNNNNNNNNNNNNNNNNNNNNNNNNNNNNNNNNNNNNNNNNNNNNNNNNNNNNNNNNNNNNNNNNNNNNNNNNNNNNNNNNNNNNNNNNNNNNNNNNNNNNNNNNNNNNNNNNNNNNNNNNNNNNNNNNNNNNNNNNNNNNNNNNNNNNNNNNNNNNNNNNNNNNNNNNNNNNNNNNNNNNNNNNNNNNNNNNNNNNNNNNNNNNNNNNNNNNNNNNNNNNNNNNNNNNNNNNNNNNNNNNNNNNNNNNNNNNNNNNNNNNNNNNNNNNNNNNNNNNNNNNNNNNNNNNNNNNNNNNNNNNNNNNNNNNNNNNNNNNNNNNNNNNNNNNNNNNNNNNNNNNNNNNNNNNNNNNNNNNNNNNNNNNNNNNNNNNNNNNNNNNNNNNNNNNNNNNNNNNNNNNNNNNNNNNNNNNNNNNNNNNNNNNNNNNNNNNNNNNNNNNNNNNNNNNNNNNNNNNNNNNNNNNNNNNNNNNNNNNNNNNNNNNNNNNNNNNNNNNNNNNNNNNNNNNNNNNNNNNNNNNNNNNNNNNNNNNNNNNNNNNNNNNNNNNNNNNNNNNNNNNNNNNNNNNNNNNNNNNNNNNNNNNNNNNNNNNNNNNNNNNNNNNNNNNNNNNNNNNNNNNNNNNNNNNNNNNNNNNNNNNNNNNNNNNNNNNNNNNNNNNNNNNNNNNNNNNNNNNNNNNNNNNNNNNNNNNNNNNNNNNNNNNNNNNNNNNNNNNNNNNNNNNNNNNNNNNNNNNNNNNNNNNNNNNNNNNNNNNNNNNNNNNNNNNNNNNNNNNNNNNNNNNNNNNNNNNNNNNNNNNNNNNNNNNNNNNNNNNNNNNNNNNNNNNNNNNNNNNNNNNNNNNNNNNNNNNNNNNNNNNNNNNNNNNNNNNNNNNNNNNNNNNNNNNNNNNNNNNNNNNNNNNNNNNNNNNNNNNNNNNNNNNNNNNNNNNNNNNNNNNNNNNNNNNNNNNNNNNNNNNNNNNNNNNNNNNNNNNNNNNNNNNNNNNNNNNNNNNNNNNNNNNNNNNNNNNNNNNNNNNNNNNNNNNNNNNNNNNNNNNNNNNNNNNNNNNNNNNNNNNNNNNNNNNNNNNNNNNNNNNNNNNNNNNNNNNNNNNNNNNNNNNNNNNNNNNNNNNNNNNNNNNNNNNNNNNNNNNNNNNNNNNNNNNNNNNNNNNNNNNNNNNNNNNNNNNNNNNNNNNNNNNNNNNNNNNNNNNNNNNNNNNNNNNNNNNNNNNNNNNNNNNNNNNNNNNNNNNNNNNNNNNNNNNNNNNNNNNNNNNNNNNNNNNNNNNNNNNNNNNNNNNNNNNNNNNNNNNNNNNNNNNNNNNNNNNNNNNNNNNNNNNNNNNNNNNNNNNNNNNNNNNNNNNNNNNNNNNNNNNNNNNNNNNNNNNNNNNNNNNNNNNNNNNNNNNNNNNNNNNNNNNNNNNNNNNNNNNNNNNNNNNNNNNNNNNNNNNNNNNNNNNNNNNNNNNNNN
This region of Meleagris gallopavo isolate NT-WF06-2002-E0010 breed Aviagen turkey brand Nicholas breeding stock chromosome 22 unlocalized genomic scaffold, Turkey_5.1 Chr22_random_7180001957833, whole genome shotgun sequence genomic DNA includes:
- the LOC100544162 gene encoding olfactory receptor 14A16-like, translated to LHSPMYFFLLNLALLDLGCISTTLPKAMANALWGTRDISYAGCAAQLHYGTLMDSRACATMAAAAWASGVLYSLLHTASTFSMPLCQGNAVDQFFCEIAQLLKLSCPESDYYRETVIIYFSLCLIFGCFVFIVVSYVQIFRAVLRMPSEQGRHKAFSTCLPHLSVVSLFVSTAMVAYLKPPSVSSPSLDLVVSFLYSVVPPALNPVIYSLRNQELKTAVSNTYFFSIHKMHASLIGVPRWTRKVALDVCHPQPLTSAISSADCMFNAEHFPEAISMFLVVEQGFLQTPVWDTAEAALGLKSRIAEKC